Proteins encoded by one window of Bradyrhizobium sp. B097:
- a CDS encoding helix-turn-helix transcriptional regulator → MITAAQLRAARALLGIDQRQLAELSGLSVPTIQRMEASEGTIRGNVDSLVKLIDALGTAGVEVINEGAVSSGGGRGVRLKAGSGSPKVQT, encoded by the coding sequence ATGATCACCGCGGCGCAGCTACGGGCTGCCAGAGCCTTGCTTGGTATCGACCAAAGACAGCTCGCCGAGCTGTCCGGACTTTCGGTGCCGACCATCCAGCGCATGGAGGCGAGCGAGGGCACCATTCGCGGCAATGTCGACTCGCTTGTGAAACTGATCGACGCGCTCGGCACCGCCGGCGTCGAAGTCATCAACGAGGGTGCCGTCAGCAGCGGCGGCGGCCGCGGCGTGCGATTGAAGGCCGGATCCGGCTCGCCGAAGGTGCAGACATGA
- the hyfB gene encoding hydrogenase 4 subunit B, producing the protein MIPAVTQQVWCVAALLGTTALAIATSRSRRSTAIVYGATFAISLVALAGALFALIAHASATELMLPVGLPWLGSHFRLDALAAFFLAVVNLGGAAASLYGLGYGSHESAPQRILPFFPAFLAGMNLVVLADDAFTYLLCWEFMSLASWALVMAHHRDADNARAGYVYLVMASFGTLALLLAFGLLSGAGGSYSFAAIRSAQHTPSEAALVLALMLLGAGSKAGLVPLHVWLPLAHPAAPSHVSALMSGVMTKVAIYGFIRVVFDLLGPPSWSAGVVVLVLGGATAVMGILYALMEKDLKRLLAYSTIENIGVIFASLGLALAFQANGLGLAAALAFTAALFHVLNHSFFKSLLFFGAGAVLTSTGERDMEKLGGLIHRMPLTSFVFLVGCVAISALPPFNGFVSEWLMFQAVLQSPDLPQWLLKIMVPAVGALLALAAALAAACFVKAFGITFLGRARSPAAQAAGEVDRYSLAAMFSLAALCFLAGILPGVVIDALSPVAQAMIGHRMPVQANDPWLSIVPIEESRSSYNGLLVFVFITAAASLAVYFIHRFASRAIRRGPAWGCGFTDPTPAAQYSGASFVQPIRRVFGTLVFQAREHVDMPSPGELRPARFRVDMHDLVWERLYTPVTDVVWFFADRLNQLQFLTIRRYLSLVFATLITLLLALAIWS; encoded by the coding sequence ATGATCCCGGCGGTCACTCAGCAGGTCTGGTGTGTCGCCGCACTGCTGGGAACGACCGCCCTCGCGATCGCAACGAGCCGATCGCGCCGATCGACGGCCATTGTCTACGGCGCGACCTTTGCGATTTCGCTGGTCGCATTGGCCGGAGCCCTGTTCGCGCTCATCGCCCACGCCAGTGCGACGGAACTGATGCTGCCGGTCGGCTTGCCGTGGCTGGGATCGCATTTCCGCCTCGACGCGCTCGCGGCATTCTTTCTCGCCGTGGTCAATCTCGGCGGCGCGGCCGCAAGTCTTTATGGCCTCGGCTATGGCAGTCACGAATCCGCGCCACAGCGCATCCTGCCCTTCTTCCCGGCATTCCTGGCCGGGATGAACCTCGTTGTGCTGGCCGACGATGCGTTCACCTACCTCTTGTGCTGGGAATTCATGTCGCTCGCGTCCTGGGCGCTCGTGATGGCGCACCACCGCGATGCGGACAATGCGCGCGCGGGCTACGTCTATCTCGTCATGGCAAGCTTCGGAACGCTGGCTTTGTTGCTCGCTTTCGGCCTGCTGTCGGGAGCTGGCGGCAGCTACAGTTTTGCGGCCATCCGCAGCGCCCAGCACACCCCGTCCGAAGCCGCCCTGGTGCTCGCGCTGATGCTGCTCGGCGCCGGATCGAAAGCCGGCCTGGTTCCGTTGCACGTGTGGCTGCCGCTGGCCCATCCCGCAGCACCGAGCCATGTCTCGGCGCTGATGAGCGGAGTGATGACGAAGGTCGCAATCTACGGCTTCATCCGGGTCGTGTTCGATCTGCTCGGGCCGCCAAGCTGGTCGGCGGGTGTCGTGGTGCTGGTGCTCGGCGGCGCGACCGCCGTGATGGGGATCCTCTATGCGCTGATGGAAAAGGATCTCAAGCGCCTGCTCGCCTACAGCACGATCGAGAACATCGGCGTCATCTTCGCAAGCCTCGGCCTGGCGCTGGCATTTCAGGCGAACGGCCTCGGCCTGGCAGCGGCCCTCGCCTTCACGGCCGCGCTGTTCCACGTGCTCAACCATTCGTTCTTCAAGAGCCTGCTGTTCTTCGGCGCCGGCGCCGTGCTGACGTCGACCGGCGAACGCGACATGGAGAAGCTGGGCGGCCTGATCCACCGCATGCCGCTCACCAGCTTCGTCTTTCTCGTCGGCTGCGTTGCGATCTCGGCGCTTCCGCCGTTCAACGGGTTCGTCTCCGAATGGCTGATGTTTCAGGCCGTCCTGCAGAGCCCCGATCTGCCGCAATGGCTACTGAAGATCATGGTGCCCGCAGTCGGCGCCCTGTTGGCGCTGGCGGCGGCGCTCGCCGCCGCATGCTTCGTCAAGGCCTTCGGCATCACGTTCCTCGGCCGCGCGCGGAGCCCGGCCGCGCAAGCCGCAGGCGAGGTCGATCGCTATTCGCTTGCCGCGATGTTCAGCCTCGCCGCGCTCTGCTTCCTCGCCGGCATTCTGCCGGGCGTTGTGATCGACGCGCTCTCGCCCGTCGCGCAGGCCATGATCGGCCACCGGATGCCGGTTCAGGCGAACGACCCCTGGCTCTCGATCGTGCCGATCGAGGAGAGCCGTAGTTCCTACAACGGATTGCTCGTCTTCGTTTTCATCACGGCCGCGGCGTCGCTCGCGGTGTATTTCATCCATCGCTTTGCGTCGCGCGCGATCCGGCGCGGACCGGCCTGGGGTTGTGGCTTCACCGATCCGACGCCGGCGGCGCAGTATTCCGGAGCGAGCTTCGTCCAGCCGATCCGCCGGGTGTTCGGCACGTTGGTTTTCCAGGCCCGCGAGCACGTCGACATGCCTTCGCCGGGCGAATTGCGGCCGGCCCGCTTCAGGGTCGATATGCACGATCTGGTCTGGGAGCGGTTGTATACGCCCGTGACTGACGTCGTTTGGTTTTTCGCCGATCGGCTGAACCAGCTCCAGTTCCTGACCATCCGCCGCTACCTCAGTCTGGTCTTCGCAACCCTCATCACATTGCTGCTGGCGCTCGCGATATGGTCGTGA
- a CDS encoding NADH-quinone oxidoreductase subunit H: MVVISDILVQLGQMTLVLLLAPLLTGVVRKVKARLLRRKGASIFQPYRDLLRLLRKEVVLAENASWLFRVTPYITFAAIWVAAALVPTFATGLQFNWSADLIAIVALLGSARFFLALAGMDVGTSFGGIGSSREVMIAALAEPAMLLMVFCVALIAGSTQLSTVATFMASSEVGLRVSLGMAMIALIMVALAENARIPVDNPATHLELTMVHEAMILEYSGRHLAMIEFGAFLKLLLYISLIICVFFPWQITTEGAGPLSYLVSVAAYILKLAVASFLLAVFETATAKVRVFRVPEFLGAALMLGLLGTLLRFVSRSF; the protein is encoded by the coding sequence ATGGTCGTGATCTCGGACATCCTCGTTCAGTTGGGCCAGATGACGCTCGTGCTGCTGCTCGCGCCGCTCCTGACCGGCGTCGTGCGCAAGGTCAAGGCCCGCCTGTTGCGCCGGAAAGGTGCGTCGATCTTCCAACCCTACCGCGACCTGCTGCGGCTGCTTCGCAAGGAGGTCGTGCTCGCCGAAAACGCGTCCTGGCTGTTCCGTGTCACGCCCTACATAACGTTCGCGGCGATCTGGGTCGCCGCGGCGCTGGTCCCGACATTTGCGACCGGCTTGCAATTCAACTGGAGCGCTGACCTGATCGCGATCGTCGCCCTGCTCGGCAGCGCGCGCTTCTTCCTCGCACTTGCCGGCATGGATGTCGGCACCAGCTTCGGCGGCATCGGCTCCAGCCGCGAGGTGATGATCGCAGCGTTGGCCGAGCCGGCCATGTTGTTGATGGTGTTCTGCGTCGCGCTCATTGCCGGCTCGACCCAGCTGTCGACGGTCGCAACCTTCATGGCGTCGTCCGAAGTGGGATTGCGCGTCTCGCTCGGCATGGCGATGATTGCCCTCATCATGGTGGCGCTTGCCGAAAACGCGCGCATCCCGGTCGACAACCCGGCGACGCATCTGGAGCTGACCATGGTGCACGAGGCGATGATCCTCGAGTATTCCGGGCGTCACCTTGCCATGATCGAGTTCGGCGCCTTTCTCAAGCTGCTGCTCTACATCTCCCTGATCATCTGCGTGTTCTTCCCGTGGCAGATCACCACCGAGGGTGCGGGTCCACTGTCCTATCTGGTGAGCGTCGCCGCCTACATCCTCAAGCTTGCGGTCGCAAGCTTCCTGCTTGCCGTGTTCGAGACCGCGACGGCGAAGGTGCGGGTTTTCCGTGTCCCCGAGTTCCTCGGCGCCGCGCTCATGCTCGGCCTGCTCGGCACGCTGCTTCGGTTCGTGTCACGGAGCTTCTGA
- a CDS encoding hydrogenase-4 component E, with protein sequence MHNLAFDIAHLLAGGLVLISFMMLYQDRLYALLNIFALHAVVLALSVAWQAYVQNAPHLYVTAVIALVFKATIIPVALHRIVKQLGIHRDIETSVGIGLTMLAGMGLVALSMMVMLRVTGAADPLAREDLAFALSVVLLGLLVMVTRRNAVSQVVGFMSLENGLVLAATGAKGMPLVVEISVAFSILIAFIVIGVFLFRIRERFDTVDVGALDEFRGERR encoded by the coding sequence ATGCACAACCTCGCCTTTGACATCGCCCATCTGCTTGCCGGCGGGCTCGTGCTGATCAGCTTCATGATGCTGTACCAGGACCGCCTGTATGCGCTGCTGAACATCTTCGCACTTCATGCAGTGGTGCTCGCGCTTTCCGTCGCCTGGCAGGCCTACGTGCAGAACGCACCGCATCTCTACGTGACGGCGGTGATCGCGCTGGTCTTCAAGGCGACCATCATCCCGGTGGCGCTGCACCGGATCGTCAAACAGCTCGGCATTCATCGCGATATCGAGACCTCGGTAGGTATCGGCCTGACCATGCTGGCGGGCATGGGGCTCGTCGCCCTCTCCATGATGGTGATGCTCCGCGTGACCGGCGCCGCCGATCCGCTGGCGCGGGAAGACCTCGCCTTCGCGCTGTCGGTGGTGCTGCTGGGATTGCTCGTCATGGTGACCCGGCGCAACGCCGTGAGCCAGGTCGTCGGCTTCATGTCGCTGGAGAACGGATTGGTGCTGGCCGCCACCGGCGCCAAGGGCATGCCGCTCGTCGTGGAAATCAGCGTCGCGTTTTCGATCCTGATCGCATTCATCGTCATCGGCGTGTTCCTGTTCCGGATTCGGGAGCGGTTCGACACCGTCGACGTCGGCGCACTCGATGAATTCAGGGGAGAGCGGCGATGA
- a CDS encoding hydrogenase 4 subunit F has protein sequence MTAASDAVAWVLLIPICAAAVLAVLPGYRLTAGLNILASLGTLLAALSLLVIERPQPSPYLLIDDLNIVFIVLNTFVGFTTSVFSASYIAHELETGRLTPGYLRFYHAMYQVMMFGMNLAFVSNNIGLMWVAVEIATLTTVLMVGIYRTHAALEAAWKYFILGSVGIALALFGTILVYMAARPVIGEGQDAMVWTVLISRAATFDPALLNVAFIFLLLGYGTKVGLAPLHAWLPDAHAEGPTPISAVLSGLLLNVALYAVLRFKILLAANPDAISPGPLMVTMGLTSLLFAAFMLYRRRDIKRLFAYSSIEHMGIIVFAFGMGGPLANFAGLLHMVMHSLTKSGIFYAVGHIAQVKGTQRIANIRGLTETHPALGWSLVIGVVAIAGLPPLGIFMSEFLIVSSTFARQPLLAIPLVFGLLLALGALILRLTSLAFGEPRGNAAPADASYLPMFAHFALVLTAGIYLPGPLVVWFQHVANLLG, from the coding sequence ATGACTGCGGCGTCGGATGCCGTCGCCTGGGTTCTACTGATACCGATCTGTGCCGCGGCGGTGCTTGCGGTGCTGCCCGGCTACCGGCTGACCGCGGGGCTCAATATCCTCGCCAGTCTCGGCACCTTGCTGGCCGCGCTTTCGCTGCTCGTCATCGAGCGCCCGCAGCCCAGCCCGTACCTGCTGATTGACGATCTCAATATCGTCTTCATCGTGCTCAACACCTTCGTGGGCTTCACCACGAGCGTGTTCAGCGCGAGCTATATCGCCCACGAACTCGAGACCGGGAGGCTGACGCCGGGCTATCTGCGATTCTACCATGCCATGTATCAGGTCATGATGTTCGGCATGAACCTCGCATTCGTGTCGAACAATATCGGCCTGATGTGGGTCGCAGTCGAGATCGCCACACTGACCACCGTCCTGATGGTCGGCATCTACCGGACCCATGCGGCGCTGGAAGCCGCCTGGAAGTATTTCATCCTCGGCAGCGTCGGTATCGCGCTCGCGCTGTTCGGCACGATCCTGGTGTACATGGCGGCCCGGCCGGTCATCGGCGAGGGCCAGGACGCCATGGTATGGACGGTGTTGATCAGCCGCGCGGCGACGTTCGACCCGGCATTGCTCAACGTCGCCTTCATCTTCCTGCTGCTCGGATACGGCACCAAGGTCGGCCTGGCGCCGCTGCACGCCTGGCTTCCGGATGCCCATGCCGAGGGCCCGACCCCGATCTCCGCCGTGCTCTCCGGCCTCTTGCTCAACGTTGCGCTCTACGCTGTGCTCCGCTTCAAGATCCTGCTCGCCGCCAATCCGGATGCGATATCGCCGGGCCCGCTGATGGTGACGATGGGGCTGACCTCGCTGCTGTTCGCAGCCTTCATGCTTTACCGCCGCCGCGACATCAAACGGCTGTTCGCCTATTCCTCGATCGAGCACATGGGCATCATCGTGTTTGCGTTCGGGATGGGTGGCCCGCTCGCCAACTTTGCCGGCCTGCTGCACATGGTGATGCACAGCCTCACCAAGTCGGGGATCTTCTACGCCGTCGGCCACATCGCACAGGTAAAGGGCACGCAGCGGATCGCCAACATTCGCGGCCTGACTGAAACCCATCCAGCCCTCGGCTGGAGTCTCGTGATCGGCGTGGTCGCGATCGCCGGCCTGCCGCCGCTTGGCATCTTCATGAGCGAATTTCTCATCGTCAGTTCCACCTTCGCGCGCCAGCCGCTGCTTGCCATCCCGCTGGTCTTCGGCCTGCTGCTTGCCCTCGGCGCGCTGATCCTGCGCCTGACCAGCCTTGCTTTCGGCGAGCCGCGCGGCAATGCCGCTCCGGCGGATGCATCCTATTTGCCGATGTTCGCGCATTTCGCGCTGGTGCTGACTGCCGGCATCTACCTTCCGGGACCGCTGGTCGTCTGGTTCCAGCACGTCGCCAACCTCCTGGGCTAG
- a CDS encoding NADH-quinone oxidoreductase subunit C — translation MPKLIDLIQAGRKVERHHPWPRAVVDDDAWRSAASALADGGLSLLGLWGEASCVHMAILDDRTSDIGVISLDCPDRQFPSVAAYHPPALRLERAVHDLFGLQAAGTPDPRPWLDHGRWQMRFPLGERLDASPDAAPYQFLPVEGDNLHQIPVGPVHAGIIEPGHFRFTASGETVVRLEQRLGYTHKGIEGLMAGSTVEQAARLAGRVSGDSTVAYGLAFAQAVEAAQQIAVPPRALLLRALMAELERLANHLGDIGAICNDASFALMQAHCAVLRECVLRAADAAFGHRLMRDLVVPGGVARDIAGDGPSAIRAALDQIRRHFPALVELYDNTASLQDRTVTTGIVTPALARQFAAGGYVGRASGRNHDARRRPGYLPYDGLRFDVPVLSDGDVNARVWIRIREVEQSLALTDQILIGLEAGPVRVSLQGATEPCEGIALVEGFRGDILAWLRLDGDRIERCHLRDPSWFQWPLLEAAIEGNIVADFPLCNKSFNCSYSGQDL, via the coding sequence ATGCCGAAATTGATCGATCTGATCCAGGCGGGCCGCAAGGTCGAACGGCACCATCCATGGCCGCGCGCAGTGGTGGACGACGATGCCTGGCGCTCCGCCGCCAGCGCCCTCGCCGATGGCGGCTTGAGCCTGCTCGGGCTATGGGGCGAAGCATCGTGCGTGCATATGGCCATCCTCGACGACCGCACCTCCGATATCGGCGTGATCAGCCTGGATTGTCCCGATCGCCAATTTCCGTCGGTCGCGGCCTATCATCCTCCGGCGCTTCGATTGGAGCGCGCCGTCCACGACCTGTTCGGGCTTCAGGCCGCGGGCACGCCGGATCCCCGTCCCTGGCTCGATCACGGCCGATGGCAAATGCGGTTCCCGCTGGGCGAACGTCTCGATGCATCACCGGATGCGGCGCCTTATCAATTCCTTCCGGTTGAAGGGGACAACCTGCATCAGATTCCGGTCGGCCCCGTGCACGCCGGCATCATCGAACCCGGACATTTCCGCTTTACGGCGAGCGGCGAGACCGTGGTCCGCCTGGAGCAGCGGCTCGGCTACACCCATAAGGGCATCGAAGGGCTGATGGCGGGGAGCACGGTCGAGCAGGCCGCGCGGCTCGCCGGCCGGGTCTCCGGCGACAGTACGGTCGCCTATGGACTGGCATTCGCGCAAGCCGTCGAGGCCGCGCAGCAGATTGCCGTGCCGCCCCGCGCGCTCTTGCTGCGTGCGCTGATGGCCGAGCTCGAGCGACTGGCCAATCATCTCGGTGACATCGGAGCGATCTGCAACGATGCGTCATTTGCGCTGATGCAGGCACATTGTGCCGTGCTGCGCGAGTGCGTGCTGCGCGCTGCCGACGCTGCATTCGGCCACCGCCTGATGCGCGACCTTGTCGTTCCCGGCGGCGTCGCGCGCGACATCGCCGGCGACGGACCCAGCGCAATCCGGGCCGCGCTCGACCAGATCCGCCGGCATTTTCCTGCGCTGGTCGAACTCTACGACAACACCGCCTCGTTGCAGGATCGTACCGTCACCACCGGCATCGTGACCCCGGCGCTCGCCCGGCAATTCGCGGCCGGTGGCTATGTCGGGCGCGCAAGCGGCCGCAACCATGACGCCCGACGCAGGCCCGGCTATCTCCCCTATGATGGTCTGCGTTTCGACGTCCCCGTTCTCAGCGATGGCGACGTCAACGCCCGCGTCTGGATCCGGATCCGGGAAGTCGAGCAGAGCCTTGCGCTGACGGACCAGATCCTGATCGGCCTCGAGGCCGGCCCGGTCAGAGTGTCGCTGCAAGGTGCGACCGAGCCTTGCGAAGGCATCGCGCTGGTCGAAGGTTTCCGGGGCGACATCCTGGCCTGGCTGCGCCTCGACGGCGATCGGATCGAGCGATGTCATCTGCGCGATCCGTCGTGGTTTCAGTGGCCCCTGCTCGAGGCAGCGATCGAAGGCAACATCGTGGCGGACTTCCCACTCTGCAACAAGTCGTTCAACTGCTCCTATTCGGGGCAGGACCTCTGA